Genomic DNA from Halobaculum sp. CBA1158:
GCAGGCCCGGGAGCCACGCCGGCGCGGTCGCCTCGGCGGCACCCGGGGGTCGCGGGAGCGCGAACAGGCTCTTGAGGCCGACCACGATCGCGAGCGCGCCCAGCGCGACGGCGATGAGGGTCGCCCCCACTCTGCGGGGATTGGCCGCCAGCCGGCGGTCGCCGAGCCAGTAGAGCAGCGCCAGGCCGAGGTAGACGAACCAGGCGTCGCCGAGTTGCGTGAGGACGGCGGCGGCGGCGACCAGCCAGTCGGGGACCGCCGCCGTCGACCCGGCGAGGAATCCGCGTGCGAGCATGGACGGATCACCTCACCGCCGGTCCCGGACGGCGTCGATCGCCTTGCCGGGTACCTCGACGACGTTCAGTCCGACGCCCACGAGCACGAACAGCGTGTACAGCCCGAGCGTCGAGAGAAACGACACGACCATCGCGCCGATCGCGAACCACCCGTCGAGCCAGCGGAACGCCCCGAGCACCATCACCGTGCCGTACAGGAGCACGAGGTACGGCCCCCAGCCGCGAGCGTGACCGCGGCGCATCCGCGAGCGGACGTAGCGTTTCAGCTCCGCCTCCAGAGTCGGCTTCTTCACCGTCCGGTCGTCGATGGCGTCGAGGTCGGCGCGCAACTCGGCGACGCGCTCGTCCAGGTCCTCGATGTCGGGCGCGGGACGGCCGTCGTCCTCGGCGTCCGCGTCGGTCCCGTCGGGACCGTCCGGGCCGGTGGGATCGCCGCTCATTCGTCCCTTCGCACGCGTGTCCGTCCCTTTATCCTGCCGGTCTCCTCCGTCGATCTCCCGTCGGCTTCCCGGTCGGTGTCGTCGCCCGCGCCGGCGACGGTTCCGGGTCCGGTTGCGTCGCCGCCGTCCGGATCGTCGCTGCCCGCACCACCGTCCGCGTCGCCGACGCGCCCCTCCGCGGCGACGGCGTTGACGACGGCCCCGACGAGCACGAGCGTCGCCCCGAAGTAGAGGAACGTCACCAACAGCAGCACCGCCCCGACCGCGCCGTAGAGCGCGGTGCCGCCGTCGCCGCCGCTCTGGAGGCCGACGTACGCCTGGAACGCGGCCTGAAGCACCGTCCAGCCGACGCCGGCGAAGACGGCTCCGGGGAGTATCTCGGGGACTGAGACGGGCACGTCGGGGAACACGTAGTACATCGGGAGGAACGCGACCGTGAGCACGAGCGGGAGCGCGAGGACGCCGGCGACGGCGGCGACGCCGCCCACGTCGAGGGCGGCGACGGCCGCCCCCAGCCCCACCATCGCGAGGAGGCTCGCGCCGATACTGGCGGTGACGACGACGGAGTCGACCAGTTGATCGACGATGTCGGCGGTGTCGTCGATGCCGTACACCTTCGAGAAGGCGATGTCGAGCCCTCGGAACACTTTGAGCGCCCCCCACAGCGTCAACGGGAGGCTGACGAGCGTCGCCGACCCGCGCCCGCCGCCGTCGACGAGCGCGTCGACGAGCACGGCCTGCCCAGTCTCGGTGAGCACGCCGGCGCTGGCGGCGATCAGGGCGTCCGCGAGCTGTTGGCCGCCGACGGTGACGGCGACGACCAGCGCCAGCACGGCCGCCGGCAGCAACGAGACGAACCCGTAGTAGGCGACGCCGGCGGCGAGGAACGTCACGTCCTGGTCGCTCGTCCGGGCGGCGACCCGCCGGCCGAACGCGACCGCTGCGCGCGCGCGGCCCCCCTCGCCGGTCGATTCGGTGTGCACGCGGTGTTGTACTCGCGTCGGCGAGAAAAGCCCACGGGGGCGTTCCCGTCGGCGGCGAGCCGTCCGCGGGAACGCCGCCGCCGCCGGGACCCGAGGCTCCC
This window encodes:
- a CDS encoding YihY/virulence factor BrkB family protein, with translation MHTESTGEGGRARAAVAFGRRVAARTSDQDVTFLAAGVAYYGFVSLLPAAVLALVVAVTVGGQQLADALIAASAGVLTETGQAVLVDALVDGGGRGSATLVSLPLTLWGALKVFRGLDIAFSKVYGIDDTADIVDQLVDSVVVTASIGASLLAMVGLGAAVAALDVGGVAAVAGVLALPLVLTVAFLPMYYVFPDVPVSVPEILPGAVFAGVGWTVLQAAFQAYVGLQSGGDGGTALYGAVGAVLLLVTFLYFGATLVLVGAVVNAVAAEGRVGDADGGAGSDDPDGGDATGPGTVAGAGDDTDREADGRSTEETGRIKGRTRVRRDE